The following proteins are co-located in the Catenulispora sp. MAP5-51 genome:
- a CDS encoding LuxR C-terminal-related transcriptional regulator, with amino-acid sequence MEFVFDDGRTERDFTAAVGRPDATVADLAEALGAGRGPLVVDGRLVGPELALGECGLVIGSLVARPAASGTPDARDRTTGPAVEAWSPHVAVLMMSVSGQERDVLAALRRGAKGYLTKHAEPEDFLEAVRVVAHGGFYLSRDLAAVIRTDPDRGLTGEPAAALTDREEEVLAGIAAGLTHRQVARHLAIKESTVDTHVKRIRLKRKLGNKADLVRLAVELGLVEG; translated from the coding sequence ATGGAGTTCGTGTTCGACGACGGTCGGACCGAGCGCGACTTCACTGCCGCGGTCGGCCGTCCGGACGCCACTGTCGCAGACCTCGCTGAAGCACTCGGCGCCGGGCGGGGGCCGCTGGTCGTCGACGGCCGGCTGGTGGGGCCGGAGCTCGCGCTCGGCGAGTGCGGGCTGGTGATCGGGTCGTTGGTCGCCCGGCCGGCGGCTTCGGGGACACCGGATGCCCGGGACCGCACCACCGGGCCGGCCGTCGAGGCCTGGTCGCCGCACGTCGCGGTCCTGATGATGTCGGTGTCCGGCCAGGAACGCGACGTCCTGGCCGCCCTGCGCCGCGGGGCGAAGGGCTACCTCACCAAGCACGCCGAACCCGAGGACTTCCTGGAAGCGGTCCGTGTCGTGGCGCACGGAGGCTTCTACCTGTCCCGCGACCTGGCCGCAGTCATCCGTACGGACCCGGACCGGGGCCTCACCGGCGAGCCGGCGGCGGCGCTGACCGACCGCGAGGAGGAAGTCCTGGCCGGCATCGCCGCCGGACTCACCCACCGCCAGGTCGCGCGCCACCTGGCCATCAAGGAGTCGACGGTGGACACGCACGTGAAACGGATCCGCCTGAAGCGCAAGCTCGGCAACAAGGCCGATCTGGTGCGGCTCGCGGTGGAACTCGGGCTCGTCGAAGGGTGA
- a CDS encoding acyl-CoA thioesterase/BAAT N-terminal domain-containing protein translates to MIRGISVLAAAATAAILVAACGGGGAKPQPIAFTVDHPEEPAFEPVDVRLSGLEPGERTTVTSTATDAKGQTWTGTGLYTADKSGKVDLAKEASSGGTYTGVDGSGLLWSANPPAGSASTGFTVHGADYTVTLTATGAGSVASTTVLTRVIEAPGVTEQAFSLAQNKVLGKLYLPAGNSSAHPRPAIVFVGGSEGGESQDATASILASTGYPALSVAYFDAPGLPATLANIPLEYFEQAGRDLAGETGVDPAHVLIDGGSRGSEAALLAAQYFPEVFHGAIVVSPSAQTNPSFPSGASTAWTLHGTPLPSNVSIPVDHISGPVLAFAGGDDGLWPQAWIAADNISAELDAAHNTFPHKASVYQEAGHGVDEGATIPAMTTMTHPITGQRINLGGTREANAEGQADAWSQILAMLKSLSG, encoded by the coding sequence ATGATTCGGGGAATCAGTGTTTTGGCAGCCGCGGCTACCGCGGCGATTCTGGTTGCGGCTTGCGGTGGTGGCGGCGCGAAGCCGCAGCCCATCGCTTTCACCGTCGACCATCCGGAGGAGCCGGCGTTCGAACCGGTGGACGTGAGACTGTCGGGCCTGGAGCCTGGCGAACGCACTACGGTGACGTCAACGGCGACCGACGCCAAGGGTCAGACCTGGACGGGCACCGGCCTGTACACGGCCGACAAGTCCGGCAAGGTCGACCTCGCCAAAGAGGCCTCCAGCGGCGGCACCTACACCGGCGTCGACGGATCGGGCCTGCTCTGGTCGGCGAATCCGCCGGCCGGGTCTGCATCCACCGGTTTCACCGTACATGGGGCAGATTACACAGTGACTCTGACCGCCACTGGGGCCGGATCAGTGGCCTCCACGACCGTTCTGACACGCGTGATCGAGGCGCCCGGCGTCACGGAGCAGGCTTTCTCCCTCGCGCAGAACAAGGTGCTCGGAAAGCTGTATCTCCCTGCGGGGAACTCCAGTGCTCATCCACGTCCCGCAATAGTCTTCGTCGGCGGCTCCGAGGGCGGGGAGTCGCAGGACGCCACGGCGTCGATCCTGGCCTCCACTGGATATCCAGCCCTGTCAGTCGCCTATTTCGACGCTCCCGGCCTGCCCGCGACCTTGGCGAACATCCCCCTGGAGTACTTCGAGCAGGCAGGACGGGACTTGGCCGGCGAAACCGGGGTCGATCCCGCACACGTCCTCATCGATGGTGGTTCACGAGGCAGTGAGGCAGCCCTGCTGGCCGCGCAGTACTTCCCGGAAGTCTTCCACGGCGCGATCGTCGTCTCGCCGAGCGCGCAAACCAATCCAAGCTTTCCCAGCGGCGCCTCAACCGCTTGGACGCTCCATGGCACGCCGCTCCCGAGCAACGTGTCGATCCCGGTGGACCACATTTCAGGGCCGGTGCTCGCCTTCGCCGGAGGGGACGACGGCCTGTGGCCGCAGGCGTGGATAGCTGCCGACAACATATCCGCGGAACTCGATGCAGCGCACAATACGTTCCCTCACAAGGCGAGCGTCTATCAAGAGGCCGGCCACGGTGTCGACGAAGGCGCCACGATCCCCGCCATGACAACTATGACGCATCCGATCACCGGCCAGCGGATCAACCTCGGCGGCACGCGTGAGGCGAACGCGGAAGGCCAGGCCGACGCCTGGTCGCAGATCTTGGCGATGCTGAAGTCGTTGTCCGGGTGA
- a CDS encoding low affinity iron permease family protein produces the protein MSTKTRDAKKPHMPTDVTPDLSLFDRFATGAARFSSRAWFFAFCVLLVIVWAPTYFVIGTVDTWQLIINTVTTIVTFLLVALLQNTETRADEATQDKLNALAQGLGELMTHIADIHDRGELRDAVAELRAAVGLEDTESA, from the coding sequence ATGTCGACCAAGACGCGGGACGCCAAGAAGCCGCACATGCCCACAGACGTCACCCCGGACCTGTCCCTGTTCGACCGGTTCGCCACCGGCGCGGCGCGGTTCAGCTCGCGAGCCTGGTTCTTCGCGTTCTGCGTGCTGCTGGTGATCGTGTGGGCGCCGACGTACTTCGTCATCGGGACGGTCGACACCTGGCAGCTGATCATCAACACGGTCACGACGATCGTCACCTTCCTGCTGGTCGCGCTCCTGCAGAACACTGAGACCCGGGCGGACGAGGCGACCCAGGACAAGCTGAACGCCCTGGCGCAGGGACTGGGCGAACTGATGACGCACATCGCCGACATCCACGACCGCGGCGAGCTGCGCGATGCCGTGGCAGAACTCCGCGCGGCCGTGGGGCTTGAGGACACCGAGAGCGCCTGA